GATCGCCGAGCGGGCCGTTCTCTTGGGTGAGGACGAGCTGACCGATCGTGACGACGAGTGTCGTCCCAGTCACGATGACCGTGATCATCGTCGAGAACATCGTGTCGATCATGTCGCCGGACTCGATTTGCCGTGAAAATGGTGGATTGAGGACAGCGACGGCGATGACGAATGCGACGAACACGGCACTGATCAGGACGCTGGAGACGAGAAGGCGGTTCGCGCGCAGCAGCAACCAGAGTTTAATCCGACTCTCGCCTGAGCGCTCACGCATCGTGTTGGCCGTACTGATGTCGGTCTCGTCAGTCATACTGGCTCACTCGATTGGGCAGGTCGCTTGAAAACGAGGTACTTGGTGCCGCCTCCCTCGTAGTCGATCGTCTCCACAAACTCCCAGCCCTCTGCACCGAGTTGATTCAACTCTGCATTCGGATCCTCTGCTTCTTTTTGGCTCTCATCGCGCGGTGGGCGAAGCGTCTCGTACTCCCAGCGGATCACTTCTGATTCGGACATCACTACTAGTAGGTACTGCAGCCCTCTATACCCCGCTCCACCACCGAGGTAGTGGAACCATTCCTGATACGGAATATGGTCTGCTTGGACGCCCAGCAGTACAACGCGCAAGCACTCGGACATCGAAGCGGACAATGGATGGCGAGCACTCCCTCACGCCGCCGGGCCGTTGCGACGATAGTCTTGGATTCGATACGAAGCAGTCCCGCACCGCAAACTCATCGGTGCGTTCGCGCTCGTCAGTCTCGTCCCGTTCACTCTCGTATTCTTGCTCGGTGCTCAGGGTCCAGCTGCGATACTGGCAGTGATCGGGCAATTTATCCTCGCCGTCGGTGCGGGGATCGTACTTATGTATGTCCTCGCTCGTGGGAAGCACCTGTCCGGCGACTGAATCGCATCGTGTCCACCCACCGTTTGGAGCATTCCTACAAGAGGTAATCACGAAAACTTGGTGACCGATACGCGCTTTGTATTCAGCATGATTCTGCCAACATCACCGATAGCTGAGAGAAGTGCCAGCGTTAGATACGCGTATCTACAGAACGGATGGTTCATTAGATCGGATGTGAAATAAACGAGATTATCGGGCTGAACTCATCCTCTGTATTCAGCACGCCGCTCTTAACAGTGATCTGGCAGTTCGTATAGACGCTGCTGAATAGAGGGCGCGGGCCTTGTTTAGACGCCCCTGAATGGACGAATCAGGAGTCCTTTCGTCTAACCAGAATACGGTAGTGACCACCTCACAGTCCAGTTTTGTATGTAGATAACAACGTGTGAGAGCCGATTGTTTCCGCGTCTAAACACGGCCGAGGGCGCGTATCGGCCAGCGACTCTGCCGTACAGCAACGGATTCAAATCGCTCAGTACAGGACCTGGGCCTATCTGTCACCGCCAAATAATTCCATCAATACGGTCTTCCCAGCTGTACTGGGAAACCCTGACCTCTCGGGGAGGCTGGTCAAGAGGCGACGTTTTGTTGAGTCGGAGATAGGAATCAAAGGGTTTCATGGTGGGTTCGACGACGGCGGTCCCTCCAATCGAGAGGGTATTGAAGGCTGTCCGGGGGAGGAATCCGTTGGTGGGTTGTGAACCATCCATTGGAACGATATTCGTATAGTAGTGGACGTACGCAAACTGCTGGGTCAATCGATCGTGTACCGTATTGGAGACGGACATTGAACCGTCCTTGACAACCTCCCGGAGAATGTCTGCGTGCTCGCCCGATACCAGTCTCTGGTCGAATTCGTACGTGAGCAACGCGACAGATACGTCAACGGGTGTGCCTGAAGTTCTCGGTACACCGACCGTGATTTTTTTACGTTCGACCACCCCGGAGGTAGTCTGAAAAGTTGTACAACCAGCCAAGCCACTGGCAAAGGCGGTTCCAACGACGCCAAGAATTTGTCGTCTGGAAGGCATCTGTATCAATCCATACCCAAGTAACAAATATCTTGAGATTAATGGCTGGACACTAATACGCTCGCACGCGCTATTTCGCGGTTAGTTCAGTACCGGTGAGACGGAATAAACGAGGTCTCCTTGTGAGATGCATCCTCTGAGTCGGTCACGTCTTTTCTGACAAGAATCGGGTAATTTGTGTAGTGTGTGCTGAACTCAGGGCGCAAATGTCGCACGAGATCCGGCTCGATTTGCGACGGTGGTGATCGCTCAGTACAGACAGTCAACGTATCACTCGCGTTGCCAGATGTAGACCGCGAACGCTAGTAACCCGCCAAAGAACGTCGTTATCAGTAATACACCAACGGCGAGCGCCCACAGTGCAGCGTTCTCGTCCCCACGTCCATCTGCATCGGTGTACACCCAGTAGGCCAGAACGAAGCCGAGTACGACAGGAACGACCAGAAAAAATCCGAAGAAGACCAGTAGTTCGATACCACCGGGAAATCCGAACTGAAGGGGGACCATACATTCTTTTTTGTGGCAAGTTTACAAAAAACGTTCGAAACGTCCGGTGGTCAGTTCGCAGGTCTATTGAATGGGTAGTCCACTGACTCCAAAGTGAAACAAACGAGGCTGTTGTGCTGAACTCATTCGCTAAATCTTACAGGCGGTTTCTGGCAGAGATCGCATAGATAGAACGACCTGTGCAAGATACAGGGCGCGGATGTAGCATGAGCCAGCGGCCGCTCAACGTGGAATAGTGATCGTATAATACAGGTGGCATCTGGTTCGTAACAGTTGAGTATACATCAACCAAACAGACAACGAATGCCCTCCCGACGAGACGTTCTGCTCTCCAGTGGATGCGTTTCCTTGTCCGCACTTTCCGGATGTTTAGATATTCTCGGAGCAAAGGCTTCCGTTCGAGAAGTTGGTGTAATAATCTACAATAGGGATAGTCGATCTCGGACATTCAACGTCGCCCTCGAAATCGAAGAGGGAGTGTTAGATTGGCAATCACAGACAGTTGAGGCTGATACCGAGGAGGTTGTATTTATCGACCCACCAGAAGGTGCCTATCCCGTAGCATTCCATGGGGAGGTTGGTGAATATCAAGAGACCTTCGAGTTTGATGATTTGGGGAGTCCTGACGACAGATTTTGCCTCTACTTATATTTCTATTATCAGCACTTCTTTTGGGACAATCGAATTTCGAGAGCGCCACAGCTTGAGTGTGAGTGAGTTTCCTACCACCGAGTTTGCAGATTTACTGAATGGTTGGTTTATTGAATTCGGCGTGAAACAACGAAGCCGTCATACTGGACTCATTCTCTGTAGTCAGCACGCT
The nucleotide sequence above comes from Halosolutus halophilus. Encoded proteins:
- a CDS encoding DUF4177 domain-containing protein; this encodes MSESEVIRWEYETLRPPRDESQKEAEDPNAELNQLGAEGWEFVETIDYEGGGTKYLVFKRPAQSSEPV